From a single Miscanthus floridulus cultivar M001 chromosome 8, ASM1932011v1, whole genome shotgun sequence genomic region:
- the LOC136475010 gene encoding uncharacterized protein: MPPHDDDDGARVPPPRPSRGHQPSFSAALLDAIYHSLEADAEARSSTEARRTRTPGSSSLSPERRTPLPSRRRPTPEQSPSRSSVRSPRLQRTPRPCRVRPDPQPYSNGSLLLPPPLPPPHPHEPSTGDRRVADAEKTRSRRKSKRTTAKAAPFACLLNALLCNRRPARSVDHTPRATVTAAPAPEPASSRSILLSRASLRESAATGGILTPARRAVRFSPVATVVGDERGHGPAGAVGTAMTGLRDAGAEMARAKESAAEAERRVEELLRALGVADERERAKESSESSSDLFELESLPAFEDRDTEMPRSRTAAGDGARLLARPRPRVAV; encoded by the coding sequence ATGCCTccacacgacgacgacgacggcgcccgCGTCCCGCCGCCCCGGCCCAGCCGGGGCCACCAGCCGTCCTTctccgccgcgctcctcgacgcCATCTACCACTCCCTCGAGGCCGACGCCGAGGCGCGCTCGTCCACGGAGGCGCGCCGGACCCGGACGCCggggtcgtcgtcgttgtccccGGAGCGGCGGACGCCGCTTCCGAGCCGACGTCGCCCGACGCCCGAGCAGTCGCCGTCCCGTTCCTCGGTCCGGTCACCGCGGCTGCAGAGGACGCCGCGGCCGTGCCGCGTCCGCCCGGACCCGCAGCCCTACTCGAACGGCTCCCTCCTCCTGCCGCCTCCGCTCCCTCCGCCACACCCACACGAGCCGTCGACCGGGGACCGCCGCGTTGCGGACGCGGAGAAGACGAGGAGCAGGAGGAAGAGCAAGAGGACGACAGCAAAGGCGGCGCCGTTCGCGTGCCTCCTGAACGCTCTGCTCTGCAACAGGAGGCCGGCCAGGTCGGTCGACCACACGCCGCGCGCAACGGTAACGGCCGCGCCGGCGCCAGAGCCGGCGTCGTCGAGGTCGATCCTCTTGTCGCGCGCTTCCCTGAGGGAGTCCGCGGCGACGGGAGGGATCCTGACCCCGGCGAGGCGGGCGGTGCGGTTCTCGCCCGTGGCGACGGTGGTGGGCGACGAGCGCGGGCACGGCCCTGCTGGAGCGGTCGGGACGGCGATGACGGGGCTGCGGGACGCGGGGGCGGAGATGGCGCGGGCGAAGGAGTCCGCGGCGGAGGCGGAGAGGAGGGTGGAGGAGCTGTTGCGCGCGCTCGGCGTGGCGGACGAGCGTGAGAGGGCCAAGGAGAGCAGCGAATCCAGCTCCGACCTGTTCGAGCTCGAGAGCCTGCCGGCGTTTGAAGACAGAGACACCGAGATGCCGCGTTCCAGAACCgccgccggcgacggcgccaggcTGCTGGCACGGCCGCGGCCCCGCGTAGCTGTGTAA